TATCGTTTAACTGGCAGCAGAGAATTTGAACTGACTCATGTTTTCTCCTTCAGGCAGCGGTTTGCACCATGACAGAGTTCagctctgagctgcagctgagTCCTCCggtctgccccctgctggtgagGAGGGGCTCTCAGAGTCCTGTTGGGGGTCCTGCTGGCAGAGCTGGGCGAGGAGGAGGTCCACACTCTGCACCAGAACTGAGTCAAGAAGCTTCTGCTCCTCCGAGGTGAACCGGCTCAGAACGTGCCGCTCCACCGACGTTTTCCCCGTCGGCCGGCCGATCCCGACCCGAAGCCGGGGCATCACCTGCGGGAGAGACGAGAGGACGGGATGACCCGGCAGCCTACACACAGAACCATCAACTCTGGGTCTATTCCTCTgagtttcatttaaaaaataaacaaacagacaaaaacagatAACTTTTAGCAGcaggtatgatttttttttgttttgctttctttgtCCAACCAGGGACGTTGCTGGGCTTACAGCAGTACGGGGGCccaggcccccagccagaacccCACCACCAACACTACCTTACTGTATACGGAAAATGAGCCTGTACCGGATGCATAAGAACAATTAACAGAGCTGTAGGCTATCCAAgcaaataaaatgcaaataaaatttGAATTCAGCCATTTAGActttcaattcctccttctgtagctcaaacataatcaagtcagccttttacaagaggaaatattactaaaaaacacagtatgcacAGTGTTACAATTTTCAATagatacaaaataatgaacaatatttcagtccaggtactgaacattttttttaatcttactgtagcacagtcaataaacttctacaagagggaatattgcaaaataaaaattaaattaagagtAGCTGATATGttctgataagttattcccctgattgagtagccttttaaactagcctacccGCATGttacccatttataatgcctaaaatagtttagtaaataggctTTAATtggcagaataggatattgtctcGCGTTTTGCGAATACAACCTCTTCCCTTCACTCTTTGGTAAACCTGTGCAGCATCAGCTAAAGGAGGTTACGTGGTTGAAACAGGGAAAATCGTGTCTGtgttattcttccttggcacatcagtcttagcgtagtctgaaggatgtatgtgggaatttttacaggggcacaacgcatgtttacaggggcacgtgccccggtaaaaagtgtctggtgacgtGCCTGAGTCCAACCATCATTTCCTCGTGTATGTTCCTGCTTTATGCAGGTGCTGCACTCTGCAGAAGTCAGTGAACACATCACTGAAACTTCCCTTAACTTTTGTCCGACTGTGGCAACAGTCTGTTCTGGTTTATTCTCTTTTCAATGCCGAAGAATGTGAAGAGGAAACAGCTGAACATGCAGTATGAATCCAACACTAAACTAAGATCAGGCAGAGATAAATAAAGCGTTTCTTACATCAGTCTGAAGACAGTCCACACACGAGCGGACTCCGTTATGACctctgaagaagagaagaagaagaagaggaaggagaCGATGAGAGTTTAACCTTTTTCCTCCTTTACATGTTGTATCATGTTCAGTTCGATCCAAGTCGAGCGTTTCATCATTTAATAAGAAAGGATGATGGAGAATGAATAAATCATGAATCAATATTCAACTCTGATATACTCGACTCGCACTAATTTGTAACATGTGCTTGTTTGTTTCTCAGGTTTTATGGTTGAAACATGATATTATTTACACCTTCAAACTGTGACTTTCCCCGACAACTCCAGTAACATCATATTAGAAATGTTAGAGTGGCTGTTAGGTAACGTGTGTGATGTTCGGGCCTTTCGTTTGGCCGCCGGCGTCTTGAGGCCAACTCCGTTCTGGAGTTAGAAGCAACCAAATATGAAAGAGAGGAGTGGACTGTAGATTTCATAAGAACCAGAGGAAACCTTTGGTCTGAAACccttttagaatagaatagaaatagaaaaatactttattaaaaactttattcatcccccaatgggggaaattcaaattagtcaagtagctcaaaaaaattattaatatttacaatgattgtatattagcaacaacaataataataccaattctaatcaAAATACTACAACTAactgataataataaataaacaaatgaataaatagaataaatcaaaaaatttaaatttttaaaaaaaaaaatcaatcaatcaatttgagaagaacagcagtcactgttaaaaagccttatggctgtgggaacaaagaaCCTTCTCTAAGTTTTACCTTTTAGCACAGAGGCTGAGCTATATTTCAGTCATTATGCTGCTGTTGCTCGACTTTACTCTTTCACACTGATGTCTTAGTAGCCGGCGTCCTGcaagttttagatgtttccctgcttcaacacacctgaatcagatgaaatggagctcttgtgaagttctgcagcagcctgctgataatgatttgatctgaatcaggtgtgttgaagcagggaaacatctaaaacctgcaggacagggGCCCTCCAGGACAGGGGCCCTCCAGGACAGGGGCCCTCCAGGACAGGGGCCCTCCAGGACAGGGGCCCTCCCGGACCGGATGTGGACTTCCCTGCCTTCGTTGGTCTGTGATCCCCTCGTGATAAACACTTCTCTGACTGGAAAAACCAcagtttaaaaacataaaaaggcCCACCTGGCgcttcctccatgtttgatGGCAATCTTCCCCAGAGGTTTGTCCAGCTCATCGTGGACCAGCAGGATGTCTTCCGGCTTGATGCCGTATTTACCAgctggtaaaaaagaaaaatcaggaCAATCatcagaaaaaacacctaaatgTTTATGCATCTGGCAGACGCTTTGATCCAAAGCAACACACTCACATCCCAGGTGGGCAGGTGGCGTGAGGGGGTCTtccctaaggacccctactggaggtagtttCATTAGCAAATGACCAGATCATGGGGTCAAAAACATAAGAATGAAAACTGATGTGATTCTTCTGGAACAATTCAGTGTGAGGTATCAAGTAAACAGAACCGTAAAGAACCCCAGACTGAGCCTTGAGGTACTCCAAAAGTAAAAACTGGAACTTCAGGTTAGCAACTATCAAAGTTTAAAGCGGAACCAAAGGTTCagaagatgga
This Odontesthes bonariensis isolate fOdoBon6 chromosome 6, fOdoBon6.hap1, whole genome shotgun sequence DNA region includes the following protein-coding sequences:
- the ptrh1 gene encoding peptidyl-tRNA hydrolase isoform X2, whose protein sequence is MRRLLTRVINRVLLSGLLTPAMGIEAEIHTQGRRKLVVGLGNPGMEGTRHSIGMAVLGALAVRLGAADRWRGDKHVSGEVISSEVQNTRVVLLRPRLLMNVNGVSVAKAAGKYGIKPEDILLVHDELDKPLGKIAIKHGGSARGHNGVRSCVDCLQTDVMPRLRVGIGRPTGKTSVERHVLSRFTSEEQKLLDSVLVQSVDLLLAQLCQQDPQQDSESPSSPAGGRPEDSAAAQS